The Spiroplasma citri genomic sequence GGATTTATATAATTCTGATACTTGGTTGATTTGATTATTTGGTAGAATGGCAGTTTTGTTTAGTCATCCGTTAATGTTAACAATATCGAGTTTATATATTGTTGGGTTTATTGTTTCAAAAACATTGTATAGTTAGGAGTTGAGTTTATGAAAAAATCGTTATCTTTATTTGCCATATTTATTTTAACTTTTTTGGGTTTGGTTATTCCATTTATTACTTTAACGGCGTTTAGACCCTTAAATGAGGAGCAATATACGCTTAAACAAGAAAGTAGTACTGGTAAAGGTATTAATGAAACTGATTTTATTAATACAATGTTTTTACGCAGTAGTTTTTTTGAAAATTGGTCGGAAACAAATTATTTTATTAATCCAACTTTAAAAACATCAAAAAATTTATTGTTTAATGATAAATGGTATTTAGATTTTTTACAAGATAGTTATTCAACCGGAGTTGTTTATGATAAACCTGGTGAAATATTTTTGAATTATTATCGACAATGACATAGTTTAAAAAATAAGTATATGGTTGAAAAATTTTATGATGTTAAAAAAGAGAATTTTTTGAATGATTTAACTGATTTTATTTATGCCTTTGCTGTAAAATATAAGATGTTTAATGTATCGAAAGAAATTGTGGAAAATGTTGACCGTTATAAAGAAAATCATTATCCAAGAGTTAAGTTGAACCAAGATAATTGAAAATTAATTGAAAATAATTATAGTAATGAAATTAAAAATATAAATAATAAAAATTAACAATTTTATAATTTCCAAAATTAAAAATAACTGAATATCATTTATTATTTATATTTTTAATTTCATTACTATAATTATTTTCAATTAATTTTCAATTACTACCTTCTGGTGGTTTTTGTGGATTATATGATGGTTTTGGTGTCGGTTTATTTTCTTCATTATTATTTGGTTTTTTAGATTTTTCACAACTGATTAGTGTTGTTGTGCTTGTTGCGTTTAATCCAATTGCTCCTATTATGCTAAGTCATTTTTTCATATATATTGCTCCTTTTTATTGTTTTATATATAATTGTTTTTATCACATATCAATTATATATCAATTATTCGTATTAAATATTAATTTTATAAGTTAATGAAAGGTATATAAATGTTATGTATAGTCATTTAAGTTTTATGGATAAAGTTAAATTAGAACAATTATTATTATCAAAAATTTTTTTAAAAAAGAATGGTGAGCAGAATATTTCTGCAATTGCTAAATATTTGAATAGACATCGTAGTACTATTTTACGAGAAATTAAGCGTTTTAAAACTATTGATGAATATAGTACTTATAAGTCAGATAAAATGTATTATGAGAAAAGAAAAAAGAATAATAAAAGATTTAAGTTTACAGAAGAACAATTAAATTTTATTCATCTGAGATTTAATGTTTATCATGATTCACCATCAGAACTTATTTATCGTTATTTTTTAAAATTTAAAGTTAAATTTCCCGTTTGTGTTAAAACATTGTATAAATGAATTCGTTTAGGTTTTTATGGTTTTTTAAAACAGAATTTACGACACCATGGTAAAAAATACAAAAGAAAAGGAAAATCTGATAATCGTGGTAAATTAACTGATTTTAAGTCAATTTGAGATATTGATAATAAAGTTTCTAATGTTGGATGACTTGAAATGGATACAGTGGTTGGTAAAGACCATAAATCTGCTATTTTAGTTTTAGTAGAACAATTAAGTAAAAAATATTTTGCAATAAAATTAGAAAATTATACTGCTAGGGAAGTTGAGAAAAAGTTTAAAGATATTATTATAAAAAATAATTTAATTGGAAAAATAAAAGGAATAATAACAGATAGAGGGAAAGAATTTAGTAAATGAAGAGAAATGGAAATATTTGCTGAAACACAAGTATATTTTTGTGATGCTGGTTCACCACAACAAAAACCTTTAATTGAATATATGAATAGTGAATTAAGACATTGATTTCCTAAGGGAACTGATTTTAATAAAGTTAGTCAAAAACAAATAGATTGAGTAGTTAATGTTATAAATGATAAACTCCAACCGTGTTTAAATTGAATAAGTGCAAAAGAAGTATTTTTACAGAATATTAAATAAATTTATTAATTAAAATTTAATAAATTGTTTTTTAGTGTGTTTAAATGTGTGTAAAATAAAAGAAAAATTAAAGTATTTTTAATTTTTTTAAATTTATGGTTGATTTTTGTAATTTTTATTATATTATTTAATTAATAAAGATTTGTTGCATTTCATTTTACATAATTCATTTTTAATTAATAAGATTTTTTAATTTTTTAAAATTTTATAACTATAGATTTTTCCTTTAATAATTAAATTATCTAATTCAATTAATACGCTGTTGTTACGATCAATAATTATAGTAAAAATTAAGTCACCACGATAAATTAATCTAGATATAATATTAATTTTATTTTTGTCTAAAAGTTCTCGTAAAAATACTTCATTTAATGACCGTAATAAAATTCCAATTTTAATTTGTTCATTAATTTTTTCTAATTGAGCAGAATTTAAAATAATACGTGTAATTGTTGCATATCCATTTTTAATTCAATCTTCGGGTAAACTGTAAATTGGATTAAAATACCGAAGAACTAGAACAATAATATTTGTTATATTTTTTTCAATAATATTTTCTAAGATAGTTTTTCCTGCAATATGTCGTGTTTCGCCGTTATCAGTTTTGTAAATATTTTCACGACGATTTCCAATAACATATGCATACACATTATAATTTGCTTTTTTATCTTTATACTTTTTTAAGAAGTTAATAACATCTGTTTCTGTTTGAACGTAACTAGCGAAACAAAGAAATTTAACATTACGAATTATTAATTCTTTAGTTAAAATTTTATTTTTCTTAATTATATACATTTTGTTATTCTTTTTCTATTTTTACTCCCTCAGGCACTACATATTTATACCTATTACATTATATAATATAAAATTAATGATAAGATTTATTAACATAATAATCCTTTTTTAAACTAATGCATTATTTGTTTTAATGTTCCAAAAAATATGTTTTTAAGATGTACAATTAATTCTATGTCAATATCTAGCTAAAATTTCGTAAATTTATTTAATTGATAATTGTTTCATAGTATATCTTTCAGTTCATGGATGATTTGATTTGGGTTTATGAGCTTTAGATTTTGGTAATGTTTTTTCTGTATTTTTAACTGTTGGAATATATTCTAATAGATTATAAATTTTGTTTTCATACTTAAGATACAATGTTTTATCAAATGCATTAATTATTGTAACATTTGTTTTTGAATTAAAAACTTTTAGTTTTTTATTATCATAAGCTAAGTACTTTTTATTGGCATAACTAATTGATGATCCATTACCTGTTCTTCTTGTTGAAGTTATTGATAAAAGTAAATTAATTTTGTCACTTTCTGGTGCATCAACAAAAGCAGAATTGTTATAATCAATGGGAAGAGCAAAGTGTTTATTGAATTTAGGCAGAAATTCTTTTAAGAACTTATTTGTTTCTTCAAGAGTAGTTACTTTTGCAAGACTTAATTCATTTTTTAGACGATCTTGTAAAGCACCTCATAACCGTTCAATTCGACCTTTTGCTTGAGGAATTGAAGTAGTTATGATTTCGACACCTAATTCATTACAGCATCTGCTGAATTGAGTAAAGGTGTCTTTTTCTTCGTTTTTACTATTATTTTTTTGATAAGTAAAAATTGTTCGCTTATCTGTATAAAATTCCATAGGAATACCATAGTTTTTTAAAATTTGATATAAAACATTATAATAACCATTTAAGGTTTCTTGATAATTAAAATATAATCCAACAGCTGTATTTGTTGCATCATCAATAGCACCACGTAAAAATATTTTAGGATGTTTTATTCCTAGCCACAAATGTTCACTAGCATCAGCTTGTAATAATTCCCCAAAACATTTGCGGCATTCTCTTAAAGGATGTGATTTATCTTTTTTTCTTAATTTCTGTTTTCTAGGAGATTTTATTTGATTTAGAGACATTAAGTTGTACAAAACTGAATAAGAAATTTTTATTTTTTCATTTTCGAGTAATTTTTCTTTAAAATGTATAAAATTAAAATCAATATATTTAGTTTTGTAAAGATTAAGAATATTTTCACAAATTTCTGGTTTTGTTTTGTTATATGCTGTTCTACCACGTGAATGATGGGCAAAGGAAGTCATATTTTGTGTATCATAAATTTTCATTAATTGTTCAATTTTACGAATAGACAAATCTAAAATTTTAGCAGCACGTTTTTTTGTTATTTCATTATTAATAACTTTTCCAATAGTTTTATATTTATTTTTTCTGTCATTGTTAATTTTCTTTCCATAGTTATCACCAAATTAATAATATAAATAATTGCGAAATTTTTGCTAGATAACTATTATGAAATTATCACAAGATAAGAACAATGTACAATTAATTCTATTTACATTTTTTTGTTTTAAGTTATAATGAATAGGGTTATTTATATAATCAAATATGGCGGTTGTGGCGAAGAGGTTAACGCTCCGGATTGTGGCTCCGGCATTCGTGGGTTCAAGTCCCATCAGCCGCCCCATTTTTAACTACAAAAGTAGTTTTTTTATTTTTAAAAGAAAAAATATAATATAACATAATAAAAAACTCCCCTATTAAAGTTGTTAAGCAAATAGGGGAGTTTTTTTACTTAACTATAAGATATTGTGAAAAGCAATATATGAATTTATAATTTCCAAAATAATTTATTTCCGATAAAAAAATTTCTAATTAGTTAAGGCCTGTCTATTTACTTAATAAATACAACTGATATAATGAAAATGTTGACGTATTTAAAATAGCATTTTATTTTAAAGTAATTAATATCAAAATAAAATTATATATTATGGCAATTTAAATTTAATAATTTTACATAATTTTTTATTGTATTATTTTTAGTTATTTTTTTTGCTGTAATTTTAAAAATAAATTATGGGAGGTAACATTATGGACTCGTTACAAGTTGGAGATAGTGTCTTAGTACATGCTTATAAACATAATGGTTCAGTTTACCGTAGTTGAGAATCGGCGGTTGTTTTATTACTAGAAGAAGAATATATTGTTTTAGTAAATGAAGATGTCACTGTTACAGAATTGAATGGTAGAAAATGAAAAACAAATGAACCAGCAATTTGGATTTTTAATCGGAAAAATTGAAGTAATATTATTTGTATGCTTAAAGATACCGGGATAAATTACTATTGTAATATTGCATCGCCATTTATTATGGAGCAAAAAACAATTAAATATATTGATTATGATTTAGACATTAAAGTTTTTGCTGATGGTAGTTATAAAATTTTAGATCTAAAAGAGTTTAATCGAAATCGTATTGCTTGAAAATATAGTCGTGATATTGTTAATGCAATTTGAACAGAAATTGATAATTTAAAATATTTAATTAAAAATAAACTTTTTATTTTTGAACATAGTCATGCAGAAGCGTTATGACAACAATATTTAGCATTAAAATCTAAATTACTTAAATAAGGTTTTATTGTTTATTTTCTAAATAATAGATATAATAAAAGATATAATAAAAGTGTTTTAGAGAGGAGATTTCTAATGGGGCAATATAATTTTTAAAAAAATTTTTTATGAGGTAGTGCTTTTCTGGTCCTCAAACAGAAGAGACATTTTTGGAAGATGGAAAATCTGCATCAAATTGAGATCATTGATTTAGTTTAGAAAAATATCGTTTTTTTAACCAACAACCTTGTTTAAATGATTTTTACCATCGTTATCAAGAAGATATTAAAATTGTAAGGGAGTTAAATTTTAATTCATTATGAACATCAATTCAATGAAGTAGATTAATTCCTGATGGAAAAACAATTAATCCAAAAGGAGTTGAATTTTATAATAATGTAATTAATGAAATGGAATCCTGTAAATGCAAGCAGTAATTTTTGCCTCTTGTTAATTTGATGATAACATCATTTTTAACAAATGCAACTCTTTTGGCATCGTACACGATGCCTTTTATTTTTTCTCAAATTGTAATATTTTTCATCCATCGGATGCTAAATCTAAAATATCGTTAATTTTGTAATGTTCCATATAAGATGCAATAACGCCTCATTTATCTTTAAATAAATTTAAGTACATTTTGGTTCATTCTAAACATTGCAAATCATAATGTTTTTTATG encodes the following:
- a CDS encoding ISNCY family transposase, whose product is MNNDRKNKYKTIGKVINNEITKKRAAKILDLSIRKIEQLMKIYDTQNMTSFAHHSRGRTAYNKTKPEICENILNLYKTKYIDFNFIHFKEKLLENEKIKISYSVLYNLMSLNQIKSPRKQKLRKKDKSHPLRECRKCFGELLQADASEHLWLGIKHPKIFLRGAIDDATNTAVGLYFNYQETLNGYYNVLYQILKNYGIPMEFYTDKRTIFTYQKNNSKNEEKDTFTQFSRCCNELGVEIITTSIPQAKGRIERLWGALQDRLKNELSLAKVTTLEETNKFLKEFLPKFNKHFALPIDYNNSAFVDAPESDKINLLLSITSTRRTGNGSSISYANKKYLAYDNKKLKVFNSKTNVTIINAFDKTLYLKYENKIYNLLEYIPTVKNTEKTLPKSKAHKPKSNHPWTERYTMKQLSIK
- a CDS encoding YigZ family protein; the encoded protein is MYIIKKNKILTKELIIRNVKFLCFASYVQTETDVINFLKKYKDKKANYNVYAYVIGNRRENIYKTDNGETRHIAGKTILENIIEKNITNIIVLVLRYFNPIYSLPEDWIKNGYATITRIILNSAQLEKINEQIKIGILLRSLNEVFLRELLDKNKINIISRLIYRGDLIFTIIIDRNNSVLIELDNLIIKGKIYSYKILKN
- a CDS encoding IS30 family transposase, with the translated sequence MYSHLSFMDKVKLEQLLLSKIFLKKNGEQNISAIAKYLNRHRSTILREIKRFKTIDEYSTYKSDKMYYEKRKKNNKRFKFTEEQLNFIHLRFNVYHDSPSELIYRYFLKFKVKFPVCVKTLYKWIRLGFYGFLKQNLRHHGKKYKRKGKSDNRGKLTDFKSIWDIDNKVSNVGWLEMDTVVGKDHKSAILVLVEQLSKKYFAIKLENYTAREVEKKFKDIIIKNNLIGKIKGIITDRGKEFSKWREMEIFAETQVYFCDAGSPQQKPLIEYMNSELRHWFPKGTDFNKVSQKQIDWVVNVINDKLQPCLNWISAKEVFLQNIK
- a CDS encoding family 1 glycosylhydrolase; amino-acid sequence: MEDGKSASNWDHWFSLEKYRFFNQQPCLNDFYHRYQEDIKIVRELNFNSLWTSIQWSRLIPDGKTINPKGVEFYNNVINEMESCKCKQ
- a CDS encoding DUF402 domain-containing protein, encoding MDSLQVGDSVLVHAYKHNGSVYRSWESAVVLLLEEEYIVLVNEDVTVTELNGRKWKTNEPAIWIFNRKNWSNIICMLKDTGINYYCNIASPFIMEQKTIKYIDYDLDIKVFADGSYKILDLKEFNRNRIAWKYSRDIVNAIWTEIDNLKYLIKNKLFIFEHSHAEALWQQYLALKSKLLK
- a CDS encoding lipoprotein, with the translated sequence MKKWLSIIGAIGLNATSTTTLISCEKSKKPNNNEENKPTPKPSYNPQKPPEGSNWKLIENNYSNEIKNINNKWYSVIFNFGNYKIVNFYYLYF